The DNA region catctggacactactagagcgtgtaggggagacacctcctgcaggtcgatcacccacaaattcagtcacaggggtgagtcacgtgagaaaaacctgttttttttttgacgctcggggtcgcaaacgacccaccgtacctatccagggttaaacagtgaagtgtatgaattttgcttaaccgttctgtaaccttttgtgaaccaaaagacgtaagtgtaacagtaatttttatgtaaatttcgttATTGTATGTTCATCAGTGTCAACTCTTCATTAAttaccaaaattaaatatttgtataaattaatttccagtgaaacaagtgattgtataattcatcaaagtgtctttcttttgccCCAGTCTAAGGTCTAGTTCTGATTTATATTTCGAGGGATTTAGTTTTGGTGTTAATTTGAAATGGTTAGCattttatagaatgtatttatttttgtaaagtgtgtattatttcgatgaccagtattttttctcagtacttttctcgattccctgactaagaaccgaagtaagaggttggtttagaatagttcaagtaaagtaatcacctagttttgttttgagtaatgtaagggacctttggatattcagtgttcatatatatagccATCTGGGAGTTGCTTGATATTCTCAAACTTTGGATATTTTTtcatgtgtatcagatttatgCAAAATAAAGCAGgtaagttttggagctcgggaatttacgtaattttctatatgtaatatatatatgtatacatatgtatacatatatatgtgtatgtatgtatatatatatatatatatatatatatatatatatatatatatatatatatatgtatatatatatatatatatatatatattatgtgtatatatataatatatatatatatatatatatatatatatatatatatatatatatatatatatatatatatatatatatatatatatatatatgtattatgtgtatatataatatatatatatattatatatatatatatatatatatatatatattatgtgtatatatgatatatatatatattatatatagatgtatatatagtatatatatatatatatatatgtatgtatgtatgtatgtatgtatatatatatgtatatatatatatatatatatatatatatatatatatatatatatatatatatcatcatcatcatcatcatcatcacctcctatgcctattgatgcaaagggccccggttagatttcgcctgtcgtctctatcttgagcttttaattctataccttTCCATTCTTTATCTCCCacgtcacacttcatagtcctcggaTATGTAattctgggttttccaactcttctagtgccttgtggagcccagttgaaagtttggtgaactaatctctcttgtggagtgcgaatagcatgtccgaactatctccatctacgccttgccatgatctcatccacatatggaacttgagcaatctctcttatagattcatgtcaaatcctgtcctgccatttaactcccaatattcttctgagggctttgttctcaaatctactaaatctgttggagattggttcattgtcataccacgactcatgtccatacagtaacacagatctcactaaactgatatgtagccttatttttatatgtaatttcaggtgatttgatttctaaatattacttaacctagccattgtctgatgtgcttttttcaatctttcattaaactccaattctaaagaccctgtattggagacttTAATTCCTAGATATTTAAGTGACTCCACCTTATTAAccctttctcctaccaatgatatcTCATCTACCATTGCCTATTCTGTTCGCATCAtccctgtttttcttctatttatttggagtccaacctcatgtgatatttcatgcattctggtaagcaaactttgcaattcttgtggcgttttgctaataaggacaacgtcatcagcatactctaggtccgctaatttcctgttacccatCCAGTCCTTCTCTGCCATCCTCAACTGCTCTTTCTTTTTactaaatccatgaggaggataaacaacataggtgacaccacattcccttggagtactccaatctTCACCTGAAATTAATTCGACAGGACtccaatttcacacacacacacacacacacacacatatatatatatatatatatatatatatatatatatatatatatatatacacatatatatatgtgtgtgtgcgtgtgtgtttctgtatgtgtctgtgtgtaagttATGGGAGagttaactcatatatatatatatacatatacatatatatatatatatatatatatatatatatatatatatatatatataaggttatgggAGAAGGCACTTCTAAAAGGAATGTTATAGAATTGGTAATTGTTATTTGCAAGGTCATAGCTGAGATGGTAGTTTATAGTTCTGCCCTTTACCACTCACGTTATCACAGTATTACACACACTCATACGAAAAGTTGTTGTTTTCTTTGCGTTTTTATTTTATTGGTAGTCGCCCTTCCAAGCACCAATCAGACTGGACTTTGCTTTTGAAAATTAAATAAGATCAATTTTACCTACAAATGTGgaaggaatatgaaatataaaattgaaacCCAGAGTCATAAGGCTTtagtttatgttttattattacagTTCTTATTTACAGAGGTAATTATTTTATTTGTGTAATGTAGCAAGTACGCTTATTTCTATATGGTATCGATTGTCTACGATTAGACAATATTGTAGACGAGTAGACAGAGCCcccattattttcaaaatgtcCACGAGTAGACAGAAACACAGTTTTCAATATATTGCTTATTACGCGCAAGCAATATATTTTCGTGGCGCCGTCTACAAGTAGACAGGTCTTTTTTCTCGAGATATCGTGGACGAGTAGACAGAGCTCCATTTCGAGATATTGTCTACTACTGTTCAAATAGGCACGTAGCTTCCCTTTTTGTTCCGGACCATCGAGTTGAATCTGCaagagataaagaaaaagaattgttttttaccatgtgaattttctttatttagaGGCCGATGGGCATGGCAATCCAGAAGTCAAACCAATGATTAGTGGAGAGCataatttttaaagtttactgtttgaaaaaaaattatgttaattccCTTTTCCATCATTGTTTTTTAGTTACCTGTATTAAGACCTCGACAGTCTACACTCACAAGTaccaacacactcacacatatgtacagtatatatatttgctaaatcatttgttgtatatattattttaagacAATACTTTTTAAGTTTTTTGTGCCTATCTCGCCACAGCTAgagttttgaaggaaaagttaaattTATCCAACTGTGGCCAACAGCTGTTTCGGCCAATAGCTAATGGCATTCATCAGGGCATATTTAGAAaagaaatgtttatatttatataatactgcATTCAAGCAAACAAAACTTAGAAATCTAAAAACATCGGAAAAACAAATATTTGTGGAAGCACTACTTAATGTATCTGGTTCTTTGAGGAAGTCTCCAGGATAAGTTGTGGAGGCATGTTAAGTAATGTTTTCCTGCTGGAGGGAAGACATAGTTTAAGGGAATATGAGTGTTCAGCACAGACTGTTGCTGTTGCATCTTGAAGCATATTGCTTCAGCATTCACTAACCTCTCTTTGTGAACAACTTTAGTGTTCCTGATAGGCTCATATGATAGTGTGTGCAGGGGATTCCTTAACTTAGTGAATTGGTTtgttaccatgatcagcaaagctatactagtgagggtcatccatactaggttggtgtgctgtgagggatcagacaaaagtctcccaccatcaccaatctgcactggcctgcgtggtgatggaATTTGGTCACACCCCTGGCATAaataaaggacatgtctgaggcctttgtcctgcagtggactggaaactgcTGCGTTTActgttgtgtgtttgtatgtgtgtttctaTTAAAATTATGGAATGAAACATTCTTGATTTCTTGGCTGCTGAAAACTCATGAAAGTGAAAATCAAACAATTCAGAAGAtgtttaagaataaataaataataccttTCAgaatgaaattacaaaatatatacatcGAATCATAAGACAAAACTCTACAATAttaagaaatatcattagaaaaCAACGCAAAATTATAATACTCTTTAAATTAAAGAATAgagaagagataaaataaaaaatatcgaaACAACGGAAAATAAAATTGCAAATGATAGAATAAAAACTTGAGAAATAAAACTCGTGGGTACAAATTAGAATGAAGAAGAAACATGAtaaattaaattgaatatatatatatacatatatatatatatatatatatatatatatatatatatatatatatatatatataaaatgtactaaTAAAACCctgaactacaaaaaaaaataagaaaaaagaaatagaatcaaACCAACGACGAAGTATCAACTCACAAATAAATGAGCAGAGAAACTGCTGTCACCGAAGCGCTGACGAAGTATATGGTTCCCGGAAAGGCCTCTACTGTAGAGTTGTAGACGAACGTGTAGACAGGCGCCGAGAAGAGTGGCACCAGGGCCTCCCACGATGCCAAGAGCGAGAAGATGGCTCCTACTTCCTCAGGAGGAACTAGCTTGCTGATCACCGCCCTTGTTACGATTAGCGGGAGGCCCGCTAGGAAGGATAGCGTGGCAGCTGTTGtggataattttgttattattattattaatattattattattatcttagctacaaccctagttgggaaagcaggatgctgtaagcccaagggctccaagaacgaaaaatagctcagggaggaaaggaagtaaagctataaataaactacaagagaagtaatgaacttttaatataatatatttgaagaacagtagcaatattagaataggtctttcatatataagctataaagagaGAATTATATTGTTGCTAAAGAAGCtgactatgaaaatttaaaaataaaatgtccaAAAATACCTTTGTAAACTTAAAACTCGAAAATATATGATACATAGTAACGGAATTTACAAGACTTGCAAATGTCGAACTTACCCAAATACAAAAACCATGGAGCAGGACTGACCGCTATCAGCACCAGACCAATCATCTTGCTAATGCATCCAATGAGACCAATAGTGGTATCTGGCATCCTGAGTTGGTAGCTGAGGACTGGTAGGACCAATGAGGTTCCTGCGGGTAGGATCCGCTATAAAAAACAGTGGGTCACTAACTAAATAATTTTGGTAATAGAATGATGGAAGTTTTATTTTGTCTCGTCAAGTAATTGTGTTGCCTTTCAGTGATGTCTGTATACTTTATGTACAGTATTTCCTTTTCTAATGAGGTGAAACACTACGTCATAGCTAGGAAGTTCTCTGTATAAGCAACCACAAACTAGTCCCAGCACTGTAAGGCTCACTTCACATGAGTGGAGTGATGCCGCATAGTTTTATCCGTGCGGATTAGAATAAATGAAGATCATTGAAGCTTATCATATGCTGCCCGCTTGGAAAAAATTCCAAGCGGCATTAATTTACTAATCACGTGCAGTGCTAAAACCTGCTGGGCTGCTCTggtaaaatccgctcgtgtgaagacatgtctCCTAACGGGCGAAAATATTTCTGTACGAAAAAAAATCCCCTTGTGTGAAGACATGTCTCCTAACGAGCGTAAATATTTCCTTAAGGAAAATAATGCGCTCGTGTAAAGACATTTCTCTTAACAAGCgaaaatattttcatatggaaaaaaaTCCGCTGCGAGAAGATATGCCTCCAAATGAGTGaaaatatttccgtatggaaaaaaaTCTGCCCGTGTGAAGACATGTCTCCTAACTCCTAACGAGCGTAAATATTTCAGCATGGGAAAAAAAAACCCCGTGTGAAGACATGTCTCCAAATGAACAGAAATATTTCTGTACGGAAAAAAAaacgctcgtgtgaagacatgtctCCTAACGAGAGTAAATATTTCCGTAAGGATAATAATGCCGTGTGAAGACATGTCTCCTAACGAGCGTGAATTTTTCCGTAAGGAAAATAATCCGCTGTGTGAAGACATCTCTCCTAATGAACGGAAAtctttccgtacggaaaaaaaaaccgcttgtgtgaagacatgtctcctaacgagcttaaatatttccatacggaaaAAAATCCTCTGTGTGAAGACATGTCTCATAACGAGCGTAAATATTTGCATACGGAAAAAAATCTGCTGTGCGAAGACATGTCTCCTTACGAGCGTAAATATTTGCATACGGGAAAAAATCTGCTGTGTGAAGACACCTCTCCAAAAGAGCGTAGATATTTACATATGGAAAAAATCCGCTGTGTGAAGACATGTCTCCAAACGAGTGTAAATATTTCCATACGGGAAAAAATCCGCTGTGTGAAGACAGGCCTCCTAAAGAGTGTAGATATTTCCGTACAGAAAAACATCCACTGTGTGAAGACGTCTCTAAATGAACGGAAAtgtttccgtacggaaaaaaatctGCTATGTGAAGACATGTCTCCTAACGAGCGTAAATATTACCATACGGAAAAAAATCCTCTGTGTGaaaacatgcctcctaacgagcagaaatatttccgtacCGAAAAAATCCCCTAGGGTGAAGCGAGCCTATCTTCAAACTTCTACCCTCCGGGAATGGGGCGTTGTCTAGTTCATATCTTACATACGCAGTTGATGCTTGAAGTTAGTAGTATTTCTCTAGGTAATGATGGTTATGAATGGTGCTTCTTAAGCTTATGTTGGTAATAAAATTTACTTGTCAAGGAGTAGGGCTTCTTGAAGTGATGCTAGCTATGGGTATTGCTTTTTAAGGTGATGTTGGCAACAAGTCGTGTTAGTTGTAAGTATTGCTTCTTGAGCTGGTGCCTGTAATATGTATTGCTTCTTTAAATGCTGTCGGTAGTAAGAAGTCCTTAGTAAGTTGATGTTGGTAATACAGTGATTTTCAAATTAAAGCCGGTAAACAGTAGTGATTTTCCAATTGATGTTGGTAATGAGTAGGGCTTTCAGTAATGGATAGTCTTAAGGTTAGTAATGAGTTCACCTTATTCCGATGTTAGTAATGAATGACATTTTTCAAACTAAGATAGGCAATGAATAAAGGTTTCCAAAATAACATTGGTAATGGGTAATGTTTCTCAAACATGTTAATTATGAGTTGAACATCTTATACTGATGTTAGTATTGAGTAATACTTTAAAGGTAATGTTTATGATGACAAAAATAATGCTGGTAATGAATAGGCGCTGGGGACagaaattcattataaaatatgaTGCAATTTAACACGGTAGATTAGTGACTCTAACTTGGGTCTCATTTAACTGAttttaatatatagaatataaatataaaaaagccgTGAAATGTGTGGTATATAATGATGATCTTACCAACACTTCCAAAGACAATGTCGAAAATGCTGAGGTTGACAAACTGCTCGTAGGTCCATTTGAATCTGGCCTTGGTGTAAAGGTACTTCAACTGATGACCAcctgaaatttttaattttttttaaattttattgaagtacacacacacacacacacacacatatatatatatatatatatatatatatatatatatatatatatatatatatgtgtgtgtgtgtgtgtgccaatatcttagatgtacagtatatatgtttttatacatttgagtatactgtgtatatatatatatatatatatatgtgtgtgtgtgtgtgtgtgtgtgtgtgttatatattatgAAATTGGGTGTTTTCTAATTTGTCAAGTAATATCATTCTGGTCTTTTTTGCACGCATTTATGGAAAAGGAATGCTTTCCTCATGTCCTGTTCCATAGATGCTCAAGGGCCTGTGTGCCAACGGCATCTGTCATGTTTTGGTAGTTACTCGTCCAAGTATCAAGTATCTATAATTCCACGTCACGCtcaggagagagggagtagtcataccacgtTGAGAGGAGTGTACCCCACGAGGTACACTCCGAAACCCCACTCTTCGATAAGTTGCCGAAcgagtgggttgtagttaggaaaggggggaaggggatggaagtgttgaatctgtatgtgtgcgcgtttgtacatatatatctaaatatttagacgtcatttctgacgggtcacgtacactagcatgTATATATCATATCGATGAAGTGTGAGAATAATTGAACTATATATGTAATAAAATCGGATGTTatcagacaaacagacagagacTCCACCTCCCACGCACCCAATATGAAGAGCAGGAGACACATGGCCACCATGAGGGAGAAGATCCTGGCCCTTACGTGGCCCTCCCTCTTCCTGGTGGCGATAGCCAGCGACCCCTTGATCTTGGACAGATCGAAGAGGTCCTTCACCATCTGATTCCTGACTGAAGGGCGCTGGTGGGGGTCTGGGGAGGGCTCCACAGAGGGACCCCTGGAGTCCTCGATTCGAAGCAATATGTAGATGAGTCCCAGCAGGAATGCTGAGGAGCTGATTGTGAAGACGCCTTTGTAGCCGAATCTGTTGTGGGTGGAATAATACatgtttggttattattattgttattattattattattattacaacctagttAAATAAAAAGCAGGGTGCGGTAAgcacaagtgctccaacaaggaaaaatagccttataaggaaaaaacataaggaaacaggtagaatagtgttcctgagtgtttccccaaacaagagaactctaaaccccccccccctccaagacagtgtaagaccatggtacagaggctatggcactacccaagaccagagaacagtggtttgattttggagtgttcttctcctagcagggctgcttaccatagctaaagagtctcctttacccttaccaagaggaaagtagccactgagcaattacggtACAGTAGTTACCTCCTTAAGTGAAGAAGATTTTTtcctgttatcttagtgttgtcaggtgtatggggaaagaggaTATTGATTGTATTTGATTATTGAATACGTTGTACTCGTGACGACATGTACAGTAGTTGTCAAAAAGGACTGacctaatattaatttcaatattaagtaCTTCATAACTACTAGTCGGAAGGACTTGGATtagggaaactattattattattattattattattattattattattattattattgttgttgttgttgttgttattacttgctaagctacaaccttaaatggaaaagcaggatgcaataagcccaagggatcctacagggaaaatagcccagtgaggaaaggaaacaaggaaaaattaaatatttttagaacagtaacaacattaaaataaatatttcctatgtaaactatagaaattttaaagGCATTTCATTGAGAAGTGACAATTGAAGGGACTATATTGAGCCTGAGGGTCAGTGATAGATTATAATCTTATTCTATATTATTACTAAGATATAATAGTTCATAATGATGTCTTAGAACTCATAATCGTTGGCTGGAAAAAGATCTCTTTATGTCATTAGCCTTCACATGTCTTCGAAGCGTGTTCATAATATCTCTCATGGTGTCTAAAAACATTCATATCTTAATGAAACTTAATAAAATGATTTAGAACCTGTGATGTCTTATCACTAATTGCTTCGTTTATATCATTATTTGTGATAgtgtcgtttattattattattattattattattattattattattactagccaagctacaacccttgttggaaaagcaagatgctataggcccaagggctccaatagggaaaaataaccaagtgaggaaaggaaataaggaaataaataaatgatgagaacaaattaacaataaatcattctaaaaacagtaacaacgtcaaaacagatatgtcctatataaactcttaacaacgtcaaaaacagatatatcgtatataaactagagaaagactcatgtcagcctggtcaacataaaaacatttgctccaactttgaacttttgaagttctactgattcaagtacccgattaggaagatcattccacaacttggtaacagctggaataaaacttctagaatactgtgtagtattgagtctcatgatggagaagggctgtctattagaattaactgcctgcgtagtattacgaacaggatagaattgtccagggagatctgaatgtaaaggatggtcagagttatgatgaaaaatcttatgcaacatgcataatgaactaattgaacgacggtgccagagattaatatctagttcaggaataaaTACATGTGCTttatacatttcataattttcctCGTGCTTTAATCTTACATTACTGTATTGTCTCTTACATTTTGTTCTGGTTGTTTGCCGATTGGACCAGACTGGTAGGGTTTGTTACAAGTGAGCACGAGGCTCAAATTACTAGTTATTTTCTTGATGTTATTTCAGAGAGCGGTATGAAATTCTTTCGTTTTtatgataaatagaaataatattttatCGTTCATGGCTATTGACTTGTCGAAGtgcgcacttattattattattatcattacttgctaagctacaaccctagttggaaaagcaggatgctataagcacataggccccaacagggaaaatagtccagtgaggaaaggaaaaagggaaaaataaaatattttaagaacagtagctaaagagtctcttctacccttaccaaggggaaagtggccactgaacaattacagtgcagtaacaccttgggtgaagaagaatagtttggtgttgtcagttgtatgaggacagaggaggatatgtaaagaattagCCAGtctattaggtgtgtgtgtgtgtgtgtgtgtgtgtgtgtaggcaaagggaaaatgaaccataaccagagagaaggatccaatgtagtactatctgaccagttaaAGTACCCCGTAACtatagcaatagtatctcaacgggtggttggtgccctggccaacctactacctactgcaaTAAGGATACACtgaattattattttgtattctAAAGTTGTTCATGAGTCAAGGTAACTCcatgttgagatttttttttttttttctccttagggAATTCAATTATAAGCGTGCCCTTCTTGCATGAGGTAAATCCGGTTTTCGTTGTGTGTCTGACGCCACAAAATTAGACCCAGCCTCGGCAGCGAAGGCGGACCAATTTATGAATgtcctgtctattattattattattattattattattattattattgatgttgttgttgttgttagtattagtattattattattattgttgttattattattattattgttgttgtttttgttgttgttcttgttgttagtattattattattattattattgttattattattattattttattattatcattatttttattattattattatttatattacattattattattattattattatcattatcattatcattattattattacctccaccaacaaagttggaaggaggttatgttttacacccagtttgtgtgtttatgtgtgtgtgtttgctagtgaacaccttcctggtcagaattataatcgtagagtaatgcaacttgcgttgattaactggtatgtaaaaagctggtaatgattaaatttgggatggtcaaggtcaaaggtcaaggtcacggtcaagcataatgtccaattcacgtaatcatccaaaagttaggacatcattgtcacagacttcaaacctggttcatatttgagtatatggaaatccacgccaattaatacatagtaaggtcaaaggtcaaggtcaagcaaaatgtcaagaaataagcttccgtggcggaggtctgcgccataccaagtacccctctagttattattattattattattattattattattattattattattgtaataataataataattattattattattattattattattactattactattattattattacacagatCGAAATAGAAAAAACAATGTTTGAAACTCGAAATCATTTGGTTTCCATCTCGAATAATAATTATTTAGTTCGAATCTGGAATTACTGAAGGAATTTATCCATCTCGTAAATTGTCTTTATTCTATCCCACAGCATTCCTAATCCAGTTCCCGATTTATTCCTGATTCCAAGTACCAGTTCGAATTCCAGTTATTTGTTATATTTTGGTTCCTGTATCTTATCGGGAATTAGTTTTGGAATTTCGTGGTAACTCGATTTCCAAAAATAGGTCTTTGCTTGAATTcagttcttagctcgtcaatccatcgtctatgtgtgtgtgcgtatgctcaTGTATATTACCATACCCGGCAGGCATCTTCCACaatcgtctgtttatggtttttctatgccagtttttacaggcaaattttcttagctcgtcaatccatcgtctgtaTGTGTGCATGCTCGTGTATATTACCATACCCGTGTTTTCTTataaagaagggagagagagagaagagagagagagagagagagagagagagagagagagagagagagagagagatagagagaatatttagGGAGAGAAAactactttcagagagagagagagagagagagagagagagagagagagagaggagagagtgagagagagagaatatattcatgGAGAAAAAactactttcagagagagagagagagggagagagagaatatttaggaAGAGAAAACtactttctcagagagagagagagagagagagagagagagagagagagagagagagagagagagagagagagatagagagaatatttagGGAGAGAAAactactttcagagagagagagagagagagagagagagtgagagagagagaatatattcatgGAGAAAAAactactttcagagagagagagagagggagagagagaatatttaggaAGAGAAAACtactttctcagagagagagagagagagagagagagagagagagagagagagagagagagagagagaggggtagagagagaatatttagggAGAGCAAactactttttgagagagagagagagagagagagagagagagagagagagagagagagagagagaatattcagggagaaaaaaatactttcagagagagagagagagagagagagagagagagagagagagagagagagagagagagaaactactttctgagagagagagaaaaaaactactttctgagagagagagagagagagagagagagagagagagagagctcctctcACCTGTTGAAAATGACGTTGCTGAGGTAAAGACCGAGCGGAGTGCCTATGAACATGACGAAGTCTAAGAAGGCCATTCGAAGCGTCCTGGAGCGGTGGTCGGAGACGTCTGATATGTAAGCGTAGGTGGCCATCAGTAGTGTGATGAGACCTCCGCTCAGGCCTTGCGGGATGCCAGCCACGATGATTAGTTCCGCTGGAAGCCACCAGATGTACGCGTTGGCCTGGGAacacaggggaaggaagggaaaactgataataataatagtaataaaaataataataataataataataataataatgataataataataataataaattttaataataataataataataataataatcataataataataataataataataataataataataatgataataataaaaaggatgatataataataataataataataattataataatataataataataataataata from Palaemon carinicauda isolate YSFRI2023 chromosome 35, ASM3689809v2, whole genome shotgun sequence includes:
- the LOC137627528 gene encoding lysosomal proton-coupled steroid conjugate and bile acid symporter SLC46A3-like; its protein translation is MPRDVYEKDCPERAPSTNDRTFGSCSSSSSSSSSQTSDEYKSAKSCDRSTTLTDLAGFTETRPLLSRNVNPSPSCQCCGQPIEAPSRKQRLKTRLGFVVSNITVEPLMFLNVLAWTMQTTLVTNMVLEKECEFKYRQTSEACQNLTSLPLNVTAGVQKAATTVMMLQEVVANIPAVLYVLVLGTWSDKYGRKLPMLLPFVGSFFASLVYMANAYIWWLPAELIIVAGIPQGLSGGLITLLMATYAYISDVSDHRSRTLRMAFLDFVMFIGTPLGLYLSNVIFNRFGYKGVFTISSSAFLLGLIYILLRIEDSRGPSVEPSPDPHQRPSVRNQMVKDLFDLSKIKGSLAIATRKREGHVRARIFSLMVAMCLLLFILGGHQLKYLYTKARFKWTYEQFVNLSIFDIVFGSVGTSLVLPVLSYQLRMPDTTIGLIGCISKMIGLVLIAVSPAPWFLYLAATLSFLAGLPLIVTRAVISKLVPPEEVGAIFSLLASWEALVPLFSAPVYTFVYNSTVEAFPGTIYFVSASVTAVSLLIYLFNSMVRNKKGSYVPI